One Chloroflexota bacterium genomic window, TCTAGCACGGACTGCAGGTCGGCCCGGCAATCGCTCGTCACCTGATCGGGCAGGCTGTAATAGCCGGTGCCGATGCGCGCGTACGGGCGCAGGCATGCGAAGCGGCTGCGCGCCTGGCGCAGGGCGGCGGCATCACCGCGACCCGCAAAGAACTCCTCGACCATGTCCATCGCCGCGGCGGGCAGCCCCGCGCGCATGCCGGCCAGCCGCACCTGTCCCGTACCGCGCGCCGCGCGGTTGAACGCGTTCAGCCACGCGAGCAGCGAGAGTGTTTCATCGGAGTTCCAGCCGTCAGCCAGCCGGCCGAGCAGGCGCTGCGGATCGCCGCGCGAGTCGACGACGTAATCGTTCAGCGGCGCCACGTCGCCCCACGGCGCGTCAAGCACGACCGTCGTGAACCCCATCTCCCCGGCCAGCAGCGACAGCAAGCGGCCGCGAAACTGCGCGAACTCATGCGCACCGTGCGCCGGCTCGCCGACGACGACCACGCGCGCGTCGCCGATGAGGCTCTTGAGCGCCGCGAGATCGGCCGTACCGGATGCCGGGTCGAGCGCAAGCGGCTGCGCATGGCCGGCCAGCCACTCTCGCCAGCCGTCGGGCAGCGGTGCGATGGCGACTGCGGTGGGTGTTGGCACCACGCTGACGGGCAGCATGGTGGGAACCGCTGTAAGTGCGAGCGGCAGCGCGGTGGGGAACGCCCGCCCGCGCGGGGCAGGCGTAGCGACGGCTTGCTCGCAAGCCGAGAGCAAGGCCGCCAGCAGAATGAGGTAGCGCCAGGCTGAGATGCGCATATATGCGAAGATCTGCCGGCGGCGTGCCGCGCTGGCAGGTCTATGACTGCAAGCGATGGGGCGCGGGTTGCGACCCGCGCTCTATTTTAATATACGCCGGAACGCGCCCGGCGGATTAGCCCAGCGGCACCTGCAACGTAAACAGGCGCTCGCGCTCGTCGCGCCATGCCTCGATTTCGGCTTCCGTGCGCGCGGTGTCCCACTTCAAGCGCTCGGCGAAGATGCGGGCCACGCCGCGCACCAATCCCTCGTCGCGGCCATCCCACGTCACCAGGCCGCTGCGGCGCACGAAGAAGTCCGACAGGCGTACCGCCATCTCGCGCTCGACGGCGAACGCCACCTCGGCGGCGATGTCCGGGCGCGACTTCATGAGCCGCACACCCAGCGCGGGCGTCGCCGCGACAAGCGCCAGCACGTCCTTGTGCTGCGTGCCGTACAGCTCGATCAGGTGCGCGATCTGCGACGGCTGCAACTCGTACTGGCGCGCCTGCGCCTCGCTCTCGGCGCTGGTATACGCGGCGATATCCGCGATGTCGCCGCCGGGCAGCGGCGTCGTGCGTGTGCGGCACGGCTTGACGCCGGGCAGCTTGAGCTTCGCCTGCGCATGGTCCACGACTTCCTCGGCGAGGCTGCGATACGCCGTCAGCTTGCCGCCGATGATCGAGATCAAGCCGCGCACGCCCGCTTCTTTTTCGTGGTCATGCACGAACGAGCGGCGCGACACGGCGCCCGTCGACTTGCCCTTCTGCAGCGGCAGCCCGCGCAGGCCGGTGTACGTGTGCTGCACGTCCTCGGTGGTCAGGTGCGCGCCGGGGAAGATCGCGTTCACCTCGTTCAGCAGGTAGCGCGCCTCCTGTTCCGTCGGGCGCACATCGTCGAGGTTCTCGTCGTACGGGTCGTCGGTCGTGCCGATCAGCATCGTGCCGACCCACGGCACGACGAAGTACGGGCGGCCGTCGCTCTTGGCCTCGATGTAGATGGCGTGCTTCGGCGCGTTCGCGAACGGCGGCACGACCAGGTGCGTACCTTTGGTCTGCAAAACGCGGCGCGGCTCTTCTTTGGTCAGCAAGTTCGTGACCGCATCGGCCCACGGCCCGGCGGCGTTGACCACGAGCTTGCTGCGCAACTCATACTCACGGCCGGTCAGCCTCTCGCGCACGCGCACGCCCTCGACGCTCTGCGCCGTGCCCAGGAAGCCGATCACCTCGGTGTAGTTGCGCACGTATGCGCCATCGGCGCGCGCGGCCAGCGCATTGGCCAGGCAGAGTCGCTCCGGCCAGTCGACCTGGCAGTCGTAGTACATCACGCCGCCCTGCAGGCCGTCCGGGTCGAGCCCCGGCTCCATCTCCAACACCTGCTTCGCCGAAAGCGGCTTGTAGTGCGGCAGGCTCTTGTTCCACGACAACATGTCGTACAGCAGCATACCCATATTGACCAGCAGCACGCCGCGGCGGCTGTGCTTGTAGATCGGAATCAGAAACGGCAGCGGCTTCACCAGATGCGGCGCGATTTTAAGCAGGATTTCGCGCTCCTGCAGCGATTCAAAGACCAGCGAGAACTCGAAATGCTCCAGGTAGCGCAGGCCGCCATGGATCAAGCGCGTCGGCGCCTGGGTCGTGCCCGATGAGAAGTCGTTCTTCTCCAGCAGGGCGACGTTCATGCCGCGCTGGGCGGCATCGCGCGCAACGCCCGCGCCGTTGATGCCGCCGCCGATGACGATCAGATCATATACCCCGCCTTCCAGCCAGTTCTGACGTGCCTGGGTGACTGCCATAACTCCGCCTCGCTGCGGCGAACGATCCGCCGCTACTGATTTCGCAGGCGCAGAAGCGTATCCGGCCTGTTCGTAATGATACCATCCACGCCCATCACCGCGAACTTGCGCATCTCGGCCTCGCTATCCACCGTCCACACCTCGGCCAGCAGGCCGCGCGCATGCGCCTCCTGCACCATCGCCGCCGTCAGGTAGTCCTTGTTGACGGCGATCGCCCCCGCGCCGGCCGCCTGCGCCGCCGCGATCACCTGCGCCGGCATGTCGACCGGAATGCGGCGGAAGAAGTCGGCGGTCATCAGCGCGACGGTATGCGCCGAGGCGTCGGCGCGCTTGACGTCGGCCAGCACGCCGAAGTCGAACGACGAGATGCTGACGCGGCCCAGCAGGTTGCGCTCGGACAGCGCCTGCACCATCTGCGCCTCGATGCCCGCATAGCGACCCTGCGGCGGCGCCTTGATCTCCACCTCGGCGCGCACGCGGTTGTCGCGCAGCAGGTCGAGCACTTGCGTGAAGGCGGGCACTGGCTGACGTTCATAGCGCCCGTCGCCAAAGCGCGCCGCCGCATTCAGCGCCTGCAGTTCGGCCAGCGTGCGGTCGGCCACCGACCCCTTGCCGTCGGTCGTACGCTCCAGCGTCGGATCGTGGATCACGACCAGCACGCCGTCGCGGCTGAGGTGCGCGTCCATCTCGATCACATCGGCGCCGAGCGCGATGCCGTTGCGGAACGCAGCCAGCGTGTTCTCCGGCGCCAGCCCCGCGCCGCCGCGGTGCGCGATCGCCAGCCAGCTTGGCGCGGTAACGGCCGGCGTCGCCATCACGGGCGCAGTCGGCGCGGCGGGCGACGGAGACGGCGGCGTAACGCCGGGCGCGCACGCGGCCGCCAGCGCAGCCAGCAGAAACCAGCAGATAATACGCATGAGTGAAAACAAACAGGGGGATAGGGCATGCCACACCCCATCCCCCTCTCCAAATCGGTTGATGCTGCCGGACTACTTGACGGTGCGGTTGTAGTCGGCGATCAGCTTCGTCACATCGTTCGCGGCGTTATCCAGCGCCTGCTGCGCGTTGGCCTTGCCGGCGAGCAACTCCTCGATCGCCAGTTCGGTGCGCTGGCGGGCCGACGGCATGACACCGGTCAGCGCGCCCTGCGTCGCGCGGATGTTCGGCGCGGCGTGCAGTTGGTCGACTGCGGTCGTGAACTGCGGATACTTCGCGACCCAGTCCTTGTCCTCCTGCACGGCGTACGATGCCTTACGGACCGGATAGTAGCCGCTGGCGGTGTGCCAGTACGCCTGAATCGCAGGCGACGTCACGAACTTGACGAAGTCCCACGCGCAGCCCTGCTCGGCCGCCGGGCGGTCCTTCATGATGTAGACCGACGCGCCGCCGATGATCGTGCCCGACTTCGTATAGGCCGCCTCATCCGGGCGCGGCAGGTAGGCCGTGCCGAGCTCGAACTTGCCCTGCGCCGCGGCCAGGCGGGCGCGCAGGCCGGCGGTCGATTCGATCATCATCGCCGTCTGCTGGGCGTCGAACGCCTTCTGCGTGTCGGCCGTGGCGCGGCCGAAGTTGCCGAAGACGCCCTGGTCGAAGCCGTCCTTCCACCACTGCATGATCTTCACGCCCTCGGGCGAGTTGAACGTCGCCTTCGTGGCGCGCGCGTCGCGGCCGTTGCCATTGTCCAGATACAGACCGCCCGACGCGGCCAGCAGCTGCTCGAAGAACCAGCCGTAGATCGCCATCGAGTAGCCGTACATCGACACCTTGCCGCCGGCATCCTTCTTCGTCAGCTTCTTGGCGGCGTCGAGCACTTCGGCATAGGTGCGCGGCGGCTTGTTCGGGTCGAGCCCGGCGGCCTTGAACGCGTCCTTGTTGTAGTACAGCATTGGGTTCGACGTGTTGAACGGCATGCCGTACAGCTTGCCGCTGACCGAGTAGTACGCCAGCACGTTCGGTTCGTAGTCGCTGATGTCGTACTTGTCGGCGTCGATGAAGTCCTGCATCGGCTTGGTCACCTGCAGGTCGATCAGCACCGCGGTCGCCAGGTCGAACATCTGCGCCAGCGCGGGCACTTCCTTCGACTGGATGCCGGCCTTGATCTTGTTCAGGGAGTCGTCATACGAACCCTGGAAGATCGGATCGACGAAGCAGGTCTTGGACTGCGCATTGTAGCGCTTGCCCATTTCCTCGATCGCTTCGCCGTTCGAGCCGCCCATGGCGTGCCAGAACTCGAAGCGCGTGGCGCCGGCGGGGGCCACGCGCGGTGCGCGGGTCGGCACAGCGGTCGGGGTCGTCACGGCGGCGCCCGGCGTCACTACCTGCGCCAGCGCGGTCGTCGGGGTGGCGGCCGGGGCGGCGGGCGGCTTGGTCGCGGTGGCCGCCGCCGCGGCGGGCGCGGTAGTCGGCGCGGCAGTCGTCGTCGGGCCGCAGGCCA contains:
- a CDS encoding ABC transporter substrate-binding protein, with the protein product MGGSNGEAIEEMGKRYNAQSKTCFVDPIFQGSYDDSLNKIKAGIQSKEVPALAQMFDLATAVLIDLQVTKPMQDFIDADKYDISDYEPNVLAYYSVSGKLYGMPFNTSNPMLYYNKDAFKAAGLDPNKPPRTYAEVLDAAKKLTKKDAGGKVSMYGYSMAIYGWFFEQLLAASGGLYLDNGNGRDARATKATFNSPEGVKIMQWWKDGFDQGVFGNFGRATADTQKAFDAQQTAMMIESTAGLRARLAAAQGKFELGTAYLPRPDEAAYTKSGTIIGGASVYIMKDRPAAEQGCAWDFVKFVTSPAIQAYWHTASGYYPVRKASYAVQEDKDWVAKYPQFTTAVDQLHAAPNIRATQGALTGVMPSARQRTELAIEELLAGKANAQQALDNAANDVTKLIADYNRTVK
- the glpD gene encoding glycerol-3-phosphate dehydrogenase translates to MAVTQARQNWLEGGVYDLIVIGGGINGAGVARDAAQRGMNVALLEKNDFSSGTTQAPTRLIHGGLRYLEHFEFSLVFESLQEREILLKIAPHLVKPLPFLIPIYKHSRRGVLLVNMGMLLYDMLSWNKSLPHYKPLSAKQVLEMEPGLDPDGLQGGVMYYDCQVDWPERLCLANALAARADGAYVRNYTEVIGFLGTAQSVEGVRVRERLTGREYELRSKLVVNAAGPWADAVTNLLTKEEPRRVLQTKGTHLVVPPFANAPKHAIYIEAKSDGRPYFVVPWVGTMLIGTTDDPYDENLDDVRPTEQEARYLLNEVNAIFPGAHLTTEDVQHTYTGLRGLPLQKGKSTGAVSRRSFVHDHEKEAGVRGLISIIGGKLTAYRSLAEEVVDHAQAKLKLPGVKPCRTRTTPLPGGDIADIAAYTSAESEAQARQYELQPSQIAHLIELYGTQHKDVLALVAATPALGVRLMKSRPDIAAEVAFAVEREMAVRLSDFFVRRSGLVTWDGRDEGLVRGVARIFAERLKWDTARTEAEIEAWRDERERLFTLQVPLG